One region of SAR324 cluster bacterium genomic DNA includes:
- a CDS encoding glycosyltransferase family 1 protein, translated as MIEGVEHLTVAINGSLMHPQPTGLSRYGVELCSCLLRLLPKAKIYTKFKEVEDLFPEQVVSRGPKFKHPASFASNLKRLLWLQTGMRLNLYFQKPKLNFAPIAEGIIYSPAPQIITIHDLLPLYDPDFMPRWKIYYSKILPKILKNYCRKIICISEFTKFELLKYYPEIHENLIKVIHPGFNPLRFQTNREFSFLEKTGLSDYFLMVGEGRPYKNLELVPKALSIYRGNSTLAICGRVPDDEKTRIQEIANVAGIGERLRWLGYVSDEDLGLLYENSKAFIFPSRYEGFGLPLLEAMSFGAPILSSNAASLPEVGGNVPIYFDPFDPMELSQKMELLDQDQTLVERMRTTGFQRAKQFTWEESAQKHIDLFINVLN; from the coding sequence AGTGGAACTCTGCAGTTGTTTGTTGAGATTACTACCGAAGGCAAAAATCTATACAAAATTTAAGGAGGTAGAAGATCTTTTTCCTGAGCAAGTAGTCTCAAGGGGACCAAAATTTAAACATCCCGCCAGTTTCGCTTCAAATCTAAAAAGACTTCTCTGGCTTCAAACAGGGATGCGCCTGAACCTATATTTCCAGAAACCCAAACTGAACTTCGCACCCATAGCAGAGGGGATTATTTATAGCCCAGCACCTCAGATTATTACCATCCATGATTTGCTACCGCTTTATGATCCCGATTTTATGCCGCGTTGGAAAATCTACTACAGCAAAATTCTTCCAAAAATCCTGAAAAATTATTGTAGAAAGATTATCTGTATTTCAGAATTCACAAAATTTGAGCTTTTGAAGTATTATCCTGAAATTCATGAAAATCTAATCAAAGTAATTCACCCTGGGTTCAACCCACTAAGATTTCAGACTAACAGAGAATTTAGCTTTCTGGAAAAAACTGGCTTGAGTGATTATTTCTTAATGGTGGGAGAAGGAAGACCATACAAAAATCTAGAGTTGGTTCCAAAAGCCCTGAGCATATATAGAGGAAATTCTACTTTGGCCATTTGTGGTAGAGTTCCAGACGACGAGAAGACGAGAATTCAAGAAATTGCAAATGTAGCTGGGATAGGAGAGAGGTTGAGGTGGCTGGGGTATGTGTCAGACGAAGATCTGGGTCTTTTGTATGAGAACTCCAAGGCTTTTATATTTCCTAGTCGTTACGAAGGGTTTGGACTACCTTTGCTGGAAGCCATGTCCTTTGGAGCTCCTATTCTTTCTTCAAATGCCGCAAGTTTACCTGAAGTTGGTGGGAATGTGCCAATTTATTTTGATCCATTTGATCCAATGGAACTTAGCCAAAAAATGGAGCTTTTAGACCAAGATCAAACTCTTGTTGAAAGAATGCGAACCACTGGTTTCCAGCGCGCAAAGCAATTCACTTGGGAAGAGTCTGCTCAAAAGCATATTGATCTCTTCATAAATGTTTTGAATTAA